A window from Aneurinibacillus sp. REN35 encodes these proteins:
- a CDS encoding TRAP transporter large permease subunit yields the protein EMGWKDIRPIMVETINITSMIFLIIAAASLFGLYLTNEQVPQIVGAWIAESDMNKWVFFLIVNILFFIMGTFLEAVSVILITLPILLPIIKHLGIDPIHFAIVMTVNMELAMITPPVGLNLFVVGGIAKEKLEVVVRGVIPFILLFIVVLALFVIFPQLSLWLPGMME from the coding sequence GGGAGATGGGCTGGAAGGATATTCGCCCGATTATGGTCGAGACGATCAATATTACATCGATGATTTTCTTGATTATTGCTGCCGCCAGCCTGTTTGGTCTGTACCTGACCAATGAACAGGTACCACAAATTGTCGGTGCTTGGATTGCGGAAAGCGACATGAATAAATGGGTGTTCTTCTTAATCGTCAATATCTTGTTCTTTATTATGGGTACGTTCCTTGAGGCGGTCTCAGTCATTCTGATCACGCTGCCGATCCTGCTGCCGATCATCAAGCACCTGGGGATCGATCCGATTCACTTCGCGATCGTGATGACGGTGAACATGGAGCTGGCGATGATTACGCCGCCGGTCGGTCTGAACTTGTTTGTGGTAGGCGGGATTGCGAAGGAGAAGCTCGAAGTGGTCGTACGCGGGGTCATCCCGTTTATCCTGTTATTCATTGTGGTGCTGGCCTTATTTGTGATCTTCCCGCAGCTCTCTCTCTGGCTGCCGGGTATGATGGAATAA
- a CDS encoding MmgE/PrpD family protein: protein MSISRQLASYLVQATYEDMPAEAIEYTKLCMLDWLGSAIAGRNTPPIRMIQEMVEEAGGHPQATLITGGKSSVQQAAFINGASSHIVELDDIHKASIVHAATVVIPAALAVAEWRGASGQELLVSIALGYEVCYRVGEAVGPSHYYHWHNTATCGTFGAAAAAGKLLGLNEEQMVHALGNAGTQAAGLWEFIETGAMSKQLHPGKAAMNGVLAALLAEKGFTGAEKIFEGKRGFFEAMSESYDADKMTSQLGRVFKIMENSFKVHASCRHTHHAMDLIKLLRMDKRIQPDDVKSIRVYTYQDVVNITDNPDPHTVYASKFSLQYCVALTLVTGKTSLPDFTEEALYDRDIRAVMPRISVQVDPAIHAAYPNKWGARVEVELENGECMEFTTDYPKGDPENPVSAAELIEKFRVLTAALAEEERERLIQAVMSIEKAAAASDVWVVQFVGEELCEK, encoded by the coding sequence ATGAGTATAAGTCGACAGCTTGCTTCTTACCTTGTGCAAGCAACATATGAAGACATGCCTGCGGAGGCTATAGAATATACGAAGTTATGTATGCTGGATTGGTTGGGCTCTGCCATTGCCGGCCGGAATACACCACCGATCCGCATGATTCAAGAGATGGTAGAGGAGGCAGGCGGTCATCCGCAAGCTACCCTTATAACAGGTGGCAAGTCTTCAGTTCAGCAAGCGGCGTTTATCAATGGAGCGTCAAGTCATATCGTGGAGCTTGATGATATTCATAAAGCGTCCATCGTCCATGCGGCGACCGTCGTTATTCCTGCTGCGCTCGCAGTAGCAGAATGGCGGGGAGCGAGCGGACAGGAGCTATTAGTATCCATCGCCCTTGGCTATGAAGTATGTTATCGGGTGGGGGAAGCAGTTGGACCGTCGCATTATTATCATTGGCATAATACAGCCACCTGCGGAACGTTTGGTGCGGCGGCGGCAGCGGGAAAATTACTTGGCCTCAATGAAGAGCAGATGGTGCATGCATTGGGCAATGCCGGAACACAGGCCGCCGGTCTATGGGAGTTCATTGAAACAGGCGCGATGTCTAAGCAGCTGCATCCTGGAAAGGCTGCGATGAATGGCGTGCTTGCCGCCCTTCTTGCAGAGAAGGGATTTACGGGGGCAGAAAAAATCTTTGAAGGTAAGCGGGGATTTTTTGAAGCGATGTCTGAATCGTATGATGCAGATAAGATGACGAGTCAGCTCGGCCGTGTATTTAAAATTATGGAAAATTCATTCAAGGTACATGCGTCCTGCCGCCATACTCATCATGCGATGGATCTTATAAAATTGCTGCGTATGGATAAACGCATACAACCTGATGATGTAAAATCTATCCGGGTCTACACGTATCAGGATGTTGTCAATATTACCGATAACCCTGATCCACACACTGTCTATGCATCGAAGTTCAGCCTTCAATATTGTGTTGCGCTGACGTTAGTTACCGGGAAGACATCTCTTCCTGATTTTACGGAGGAGGCGCTTTATGATCGTGACATTCGAGCGGTTATGCCGAGAATTTCCGTCCAAGTTGATCCTGCTATTCATGCAGCCTATCCGAACAAGTGGGGCGCAAGAGTAGAAGTGGAGCTAGAAAATGGGGAGTGTATGGAGTTTACTACCGATTATCCGAAAGGTGATCCGGAGAATCCGGTATCAGCCGCTGAATTAATAGAGAAGTTCCGCGTGTTGACCGCAGCTCTTGCAGAAGAGGAACGTGAACGATTGATTCAAGCGGTTATGAGCATAGAGAAGGCGGCGGCCGCTAGTGATGTATGGGTAGTACAGTTCGTCGGAGAAGAATTATGCGAGAAGTAA
- a CDS encoding fumarate hydratase yields MREVNVDQITAAVKKLCMDANYELSGDVVAAFQEAAQAEESPVGKSVIDQLIANAEIAAAERVPMCQDTGMAIFFVELGQDCRITGGRLYDAINEGIRQGYGEGYLRASVIEDPLRRQNTGDNTPGIIHVELVEGDTCTLHMTAKGFGSENMSRLQMLKPSDGIEGVKAFIIETVKLAGPSACPPMVVGVGLGGTFEKSAYLAKKSLLRPLGQRHERADIAKLEEEVMADINRLGIGPQGMGGRTTALDVHIEVFATHIAGLPVAVNINCHASRHKTAVV; encoded by the coding sequence ATGCGAGAAGTAAATGTAGATCAGATTACGGCCGCAGTAAAAAAGCTGTGCATGGATGCAAATTACGAGTTAAGCGGTGACGTAGTAGCCGCATTTCAAGAGGCGGCTCAAGCAGAAGAATCACCGGTCGGCAAAAGCGTCATCGATCAGTTGATTGCTAATGCCGAGATCGCTGCGGCAGAGCGTGTACCGATGTGCCAGGATACGGGGATGGCGATCTTCTTTGTTGAATTAGGTCAGGATTGTCGGATTACGGGAGGGCGGCTATATGACGCCATTAATGAAGGAATTCGACAAGGCTATGGAGAAGGATACCTGCGGGCTTCTGTCATAGAGGATCCGCTGCGAAGACAGAATACAGGCGATAATACGCCTGGGATCATTCATGTAGAACTTGTAGAAGGCGATACGTGTACGCTGCATATGACAGCCAAAGGATTCGGAAGTGAGAATATGAGCCGCTTGCAAATGCTAAAGCCTTCCGATGGAATTGAAGGTGTGAAGGCATTTATTATTGAGACGGTAAAGCTAGCAGGACCCAGCGCATGTCCACCGATGGTTGTCGGGGTTGGATTGGGCGGTACATTCGAGAAGTCAGCCTACCTTGCAAAAAAGTCGTTACTGCGTCCGCTTGGTCAGCGGCATGAGCGGGCTGACATCGCAAAGCTAGAAGAAGAAGTAATGGCAGATATCAATCGCCTTGGTATTGGACCGCAAGGAATGGGCGGGCGAACCACCGCATTGGATGTGCATATTGAAGTATTTGCGACTCATATTGCGGGTCTGCCGGTTGCCGTCAACATTAATTGTCACGCGAGCCGTCACAAAACGGCTGTCGTATAA
- a CDS encoding Fe-S-containing hydro-lyase, with the protein MKHIQLPLTEEQAAELRSGDRVELTGILYTARDAAHKRMQEALDRGESLPIEMDGQIIYYVGPTPPKPGEVIGSAGPTTSSRMDAYTPDLLAEGLRGMIGKGKRSEAVKQAMMAHRAVYFAAVGGAAALIAKTIRSANVIAYEDLGTEAIYRLEVDHFPAIVINDTHGHDLYEQGENQYRHR; encoded by the coding sequence ATGAAGCACATACAGCTTCCGCTGACAGAAGAACAGGCAGCAGAGTTGCGATCGGGTGATCGAGTGGAGCTGACGGGTATTCTTTATACGGCGAGAGATGCCGCACATAAAAGAATGCAGGAGGCACTTGATCGGGGAGAGTCGCTTCCCATCGAGATGGACGGTCAGATCATCTACTATGTCGGACCGACACCGCCCAAACCGGGGGAGGTCATCGGTTCGGCAGGTCCTACGACAAGCAGCCGGATGGATGCCTATACGCCAGATCTGCTTGCGGAAGGTCTGCGGGGTATGATTGGAAAAGGAAAACGAAGTGAGGCCGTCAAGCAAGCGATGATGGCCCACCGCGCCGTATACTTTGCGGCGGTGGGTGGAGCGGCGGCTTTGATCGCTAAAACCATTCGCTCAGCGAACGTTATAGCATACGAAGATTTAGGAACAGAGGCCATATATCGGTTGGAGGTAGATCACTTTCCTGCAATTGTGATCAAC